The genomic window AGAGCTTCCTGGATGGCCCCTTCTTCGCCCGCAACGTGCACCCCTCGCTGGGGGCCTACCAGTTCGTCTTCGAGGATCCGGACTTCTACCGCGCGCTGGGCAACTCGGTGCTGGTAGCCGGGGGCATGACGCTCATCGCCGTGCCGGTGGGGGCGCTGCTCGCCTTCCTGCTGGTGCGCACCGACCTGCCCGGCCGGCGGTGGATGGAGCCGCTCCTCCTCACGCCGATGTTCATCTCCTCCATCGTGCTGGCGTTCGGCTTCGTGGTGGCCTTCGGGCCGGTGGGCCTCGTCAGCCTGTGGGTGAAGGGCTGGGCGGGCTCGCTGCCGTGGGATTTGTACTCCCGGCCGTCGCTCATCCTCCTGGCGGGCCTCACGCACGCGCCCCACGTGTTCCTCTACGCCGCCACGGCGCTGCGCAGCCTGGGCTCGGACGTGGAGGAGGCGGCGCGCTCCATGGGCGCGGGGCCGCTCCGGGTGGCGGCCACCATCAGCCTGCCCATGATTCGCCCCGCGCTCTTGTACGCGGGCGTGCTGGTCTTCTTCCTGGGCTTCGAGCTGTTCGGCCTGCCGCTGGTGCTGGCAGACCCCCAGGGGGAGCTGGTGCTGGCCACCTACCTCTACAAGCTGACCAACGTGCTGGGCATCCCCTCCTACCAGCTCATGGCGGTGGTGGTGATGGTCATCGTCTTCATCGCGGTGCCGCTCGTGTGGCTGCAGAACCGGCTGCTCCAGGGCGCTAACCGCTACGTGTCCATCCAGGGCAAGGCCCAGAGCGCGCGGCCCATCGCGCTGGGCGTGTGGCGCTGGCCCGCCGCGGCGCTCATCGCGCTGTGGCTCTTCACGGTGGTGGTGGCACCCGTGTGCGGGCTGGTGCTGCGCGCCTTCGTGTCGAGCTGGGGCGAGGGCGTGGACCTGGCCGGCGCGCTGACGCTGTCCCACTTCCGCGAGCTGGCCCACTACCCCAACCTGATGCGCGGCATCACCAACACCCTGGTGCTGGCCGCGGTGGGCGGGGCCGCGTCGGTGGCCGTCTACACCGGTATCAACCTCGCGATGCACCGCTGGCGCTCGGCCTGGGCGCGGGCCATCGACTACCTCGTGCTGCTGCCGCGGGCCATGCCGGGCATCGTCGCGGGCCTGGCCATCTTCTGGGTGTTCCTCTTCTTCCCCCCGCTGCAGCCGTTCCGGCAGACGCTGCTGGCCATGTGGGTGGCCTACACGCTGGTGTGGATGGCTTATGGCATGCGCCTGGTGTCGAGCAGCCTGCTGCAGATCGCCCCGGACCTGGAGGAGGCCGGCCGGGTGGTGGGAGCTTCCCCGGGCCGCGTCACCCGGGATGTCACGCTGCCGCTCATCCGCGCGGGGCTCGTGGGCAGTTGGATGCTCGTCTTCGTCACCTTCGCACGCGAGTACTCCACGGGCGTGTACCTGCTGGGGCCGGGCACGGAGGTGATTGGCTCGCTGCTCGTGTCACTCTGGGCCACCGGCGCCGTGGACACCGTCGTGGCCCTGTCGGCCGTCAACATCGCGATGGTCGGCGCGGGCCTCGTGTTGCTCACCCTGTTCAGAAGGAAGGCCCACCCTGGCTAACTTGCTCGTCGAGGACATCCACGTCCGGCTCGGCGCCCATGACATCCTGAAGGGCATCCGCGCGGAGTTCCGCGACGGCGACGTGGTGGCGCTGCTGGGCCGCTCTGGCTGCGGCAAGTCGACGCTGCTGCGCTCCATCGCCGGCCTGGAGACGCCCGGGCGGGGCCGCATCCACATCGGCGGCCGGACGGTGTTCGACGCGGCGGCGAAGGTGAACCTGCCACCCGAGCAGCGCGACCTGGGGCTCGTCTTCCAGTCCTATGCGCTGTGGCCCCACAAGACGGTGTTCGACAACATCGCCTACGGCCTGCGGCTGCGAAAGCAACCCAAGGAGGCCGTGGACCGGGCGGTGCAGGAGGTGATGGCGGGCGTGGGCCTGGAGGGCTATGGCGAGCGCCTACCCAGCCAACTGTCCGGAGGCCAGCAGCAGCGCGTGGCCCTGGCGCGGGCGCTCGCCTACAGGCCCCCCATCGTTCTGCTGGATGAGCCCCTGTCCAACCTGGACGCCAAGCTGCGCGAGGAAGCCCGCATCTGGATCCGCGGCCTCATCAAGCGGCTGGGGCTCACCGCCCTCTTCGTCACCCATGACCAGGTGGAGGCCATGGCCATCGCCGACCGCATCATGCTGATGGACGGAGGGCGCATGGTGCAGGACGGCACGCCGGAGCAGCTCTACACGGAACCCCAGAGCCTCTTCGCGGCGAACTTCATGGGCGTGAACAACACCCTGCCGGGCCGCGTGGTGGAGCGCCGCGGCGGCGAGGCCCGGCTGGAGGTGGGCGGGCTGTCGCTGTGGGGCCAGCAGCGCGGCGGTACGGGCACCGAGGGAGCCGCCACGGGCGTCATCCGCGTGGAGGAGCTGGAGCTGGCCTCCGGCCCTGGCGAGAACCGGCTGCCCGCGCAACTGGACAGCTCCATCTACGTGGGAGGCCGCTGGGAGCACCAATTCCAGCTCGCGGGCCACGCGCTCCGGGCCACCACGCGGGGAGCCCTCGCGCCTGGAGCCTATACGCTCGCGTTTCCCAGGGAGCGCCTGTGGATCTTCTGAGCCGCCGCTGAGAATCCATTGGTCTCTCAACAATTGAGCGAGCAGCGTCTCTTCACCTGTCCGGGTGAGCAGTACCCGAAAGACTGATGGGGCTGCCGAGCCCAACTGAAGCGCCCCTCGAAAAAACCGGGCCCCTTCGTCCCCGTTGGTTAGTCTGCCGCGCCCAAACGGCAGATCGAGGATGAACGCATGGAGTTGCGGACCAGTCAGCAGGGGCAGCACGGAATCCCGCTCGCACGAGAGGGAGGAGGAACCATGCACCCGGCTCCCTCCAATTCTCAGCTCGCCGGAGCAGACCTCCTCCGCCGCGTTGAAGCGCTGCTGGAGCAGATGACGCTCGAGGAGAAGGCGGGCCAGCTCGCGCAGTACTCCGTGGGGACCCCTACCGGGCCTGGCACCGGCCGCAACGACTACGAGACGCTCGTGCTCACGGGTGCCGCCGGTTCGCTGCTCAACGTGGTGGGCGCCCAGGAGACCAATCGCTACCAGCGCATCGCGGTCGAGCAGAGCCGTCTCAAGATTCCCCTGCTGTTTGGCTTCGACGTCATTCACGGCTACCGCACCATTCTGCCCATCCCCCTGGGCATGGCGGCGAGCTTCAACCCCGCCCTGGTGGAGCAGGCCGTTCGCCTGTCCGCGGTGGAGGCCGCCGCCGAGGGGATCCGCTGGGCCTTCTCGCCCATGGTCGACATCGCGCGGGACGCACGGTGGGGCCGCGTCGCCGAGAGCTCGGGAGAGGATCCCCACCTGGGAGCCGCTCTGGCGCGCGCGTATGTCCGGGGGTACCAGGGCACTTCGCTCTCCGAGCCCACCTCGGTGGCTGCCAGCGTGAAGCACTTCGCCGGTTATGGCGCGGCGGAAGGTGGCCGGGACTACAACACCGTCGACATGTCCGACGTGAGCCTGCGGCAGATTTATCTGCCTCCCTTCCAGGCAGCCGTCGAAGAGGGGGTGGCGACCCTGATGAGCGCCTTCCATGCGCACAACGGGGTGCCCGCCACGGCCAATGGCTATCTCATGACCCGCATCCTGCGGGAGGAGTGGGGCTTCAACGGCTTCGTGGTCAGTGACTGGGGGGCGGTGGGCGAGCTGCTGAAGCATGGCGTCGCCCTCGACGGCGCCACCGCCGCGCGCAAGGCCCTGAGCGCGGGCGTCGAGATGGACATGGAGGCGCACCTCTACGGGCCCGAGATTCCCCGGCTCGTACGCGAGGGGAAGCTCAGCGAGGCGGTGGTGAATGAGGCCGTGCGCCGCGTGCTGCGCGTCAAGTTCGCGCTCGGCCTGTTCGAGAACCCGTTTGTGGACGAGAAGGCCGCGGCCTATGTGGCCACCCCGCAGAAGCGCGAGCTTGCCCGGCGCATGGCGGAGGAGTCCTTCGTCCTGCTCAAGAACGAGGGCAGTGTGCTGCCCCTACCCCCCTCGGGCCGGAAGATCGCCCTGGTGGGCCCCTTGGCGGATGCGGCATCCGGCATGCTGGGCATCTGGAGCGCCAAGGGAGAACCCCAGGACGTGGTGACCCTGCGTGCCGCGCTGGAGCGCCTGCTGAAGGACAAGGGGACCCTGCGCTATGCCCAGGGGACCGGCGTCCTGTCGAACGACACCGCGGGCTTCCAGGAAGCGTTGGCGGCAGCGGCGGCCTCGGACGTGGTGATCGCCGCGATGGGCGAGGACGAAAACATGAGCGGCGAGGCCGGTTGCCGGACGCGGCTCGAACTGCCTGGCAACCAGCGCCAGTTGCTTGAAGCGCTGGCCTCCACAGGCAAGCCGGTGGTCCTGATTGTCTTCAGTGGCCGTCCGATGGCCCTCACGGAGGTGCAAGGCTTTGCATCGGCCATCGTGCAGGCATGGCAGCCCGGCATCGAGGCAGGCCCCGCACTGACGAACCTGCTGTGGGGCCAGGTGAACTTCAGCGGCCGGCTCCCGGTGACTTTCCCCCGGAGCAGCGGACAGGTCCCACTCTATTACAATCATTTCAACACTGGCCGCCCGCCGGGAACGACAGACCTGACGCGCCCACCCTCGAACCCAGCGGAGAAGTATGTCTCGCGCTACATCGACGAGTGCAACATCCCGCTCTACCCCTTCGGCCACGGCCTCTCGTACACCACGTTCAGCTTCTCCGAACCCACGCTGAGCGCCTCGGCCCTCAAGGCCCACGAGGTCCAGAAGCAGGGCAAAAACGTGCTGCGCGTGAAGACCCAGGTGCGCAACACGGGCAAGGTCCAGGGCACGGTGGTGGCGCAGCTCTACCTGCGCATCCACGGCGCGAGCACCGCGCAACCCGTGCGCCAGCTCGCGGGCTTCCAGCGCATCGCACTGGCCCCAGGCGAGTCACGGGACGTGGAGTTCCCCCTGGGCTTCCAGGAGCTGTCCTTCATCGACACGTGCTCGGTGCGCGGCGTGGAGCCCCACACGCGCTATGACGTCTGGGTGGGTGACAGCTCGGAAGCCACTCAGCACGCCTCCTTCACGATGGAGTAACAGATTCCAGAGCTGGCTTTCCCCGGTGACGGCAGAAGAAGCTCAC from Stigmatella erecta includes these protein-coding regions:
- a CDS encoding ABC transporter permease — its product is MNRSARIAVVLASALAILAPLLLVVWQSFLDGPFFARNVHPSLGAYQFVFEDPDFYRALGNSVLVAGGMTLIAVPVGALLAFLLVRTDLPGRRWMEPLLLTPMFISSIVLAFGFVVAFGPVGLVSLWVKGWAGSLPWDLYSRPSLILLAGLTHAPHVFLYAATALRSLGSDVEEAARSMGAGPLRVAATISLPMIRPALLYAGVLVFFLGFELFGLPLVLADPQGELVLATYLYKLTNVLGIPSYQLMAVVVMVIVFIAVPLVWLQNRLLQGANRYVSIQGKAQSARPIALGVWRWPAAALIALWLFTVVVAPVCGLVLRAFVSSWGEGVDLAGALTLSHFRELAHYPNLMRGITNTLVLAAVGGAASVAVYTGINLAMHRWRSAWARAIDYLVLLPRAMPGIVAGLAIFWVFLFFPPLQPFRQTLLAMWVAYTLVWMAYGMRLVSSSLLQIAPDLEEAGRVVGASPGRVTRDVTLPLIRAGLVGSWMLVFVTFAREYSTGVYLLGPGTEVIGSLLVSLWATGAVDTVVALSAVNIAMVGAGLVLLTLFRRKAHPG
- a CDS encoding ABC transporter ATP-binding protein; amino-acid sequence: MLVEDIHVRLGAHDILKGIRAEFRDGDVVALLGRSGCGKSTLLRSIAGLETPGRGRIHIGGRTVFDAAAKVNLPPEQRDLGLVFQSYALWPHKTVFDNIAYGLRLRKQPKEAVDRAVQEVMAGVGLEGYGERLPSQLSGGQQQRVALARALAYRPPIVLLDEPLSNLDAKLREEARIWIRGLIKRLGLTALFVTHDQVEAMAIADRIMLMDGGRMVQDGTPEQLYTEPQSLFAANFMGVNNTLPGRVVERRGGEARLEVGGLSLWGQQRGGTGTEGAATGVIRVEELELASGPGENRLPAQLDSSIYVGGRWEHQFQLAGHALRATTRGALAPGAYTLAFPRERLWIF
- a CDS encoding glycoside hydrolase family 3 N-terminal domain-containing protein — translated: MHPAPSNSQLAGADLLRRVEALLEQMTLEEKAGQLAQYSVGTPTGPGTGRNDYETLVLTGAAGSLLNVVGAQETNRYQRIAVEQSRLKIPLLFGFDVIHGYRTILPIPLGMAASFNPALVEQAVRLSAVEAAAEGIRWAFSPMVDIARDARWGRVAESSGEDPHLGAALARAYVRGYQGTSLSEPTSVAASVKHFAGYGAAEGGRDYNTVDMSDVSLRQIYLPPFQAAVEEGVATLMSAFHAHNGVPATANGYLMTRILREEWGFNGFVVSDWGAVGELLKHGVALDGATAARKALSAGVEMDMEAHLYGPEIPRLVREGKLSEAVVNEAVRRVLRVKFALGLFENPFVDEKAAAYVATPQKRELARRMAEESFVLLKNEGSVLPLPPSGRKIALVGPLADAASGMLGIWSAKGEPQDVVTLRAALERLLKDKGTLRYAQGTGVLSNDTAGFQEALAAAAASDVVIAAMGEDENMSGEAGCRTRLELPGNQRQLLEALASTGKPVVLIVFSGRPMALTEVQGFASAIVQAWQPGIEAGPALTNLLWGQVNFSGRLPVTFPRSSGQVPLYYNHFNTGRPPGTTDLTRPPSNPAEKYVSRYIDECNIPLYPFGHGLSYTTFSFSEPTLSASALKAHEVQKQGKNVLRVKTQVRNTGKVQGTVVAQLYLRIHGASTAQPVRQLAGFQRIALAPGESRDVEFPLGFQELSFIDTCSVRGVEPHTRYDVWVGDSSEATQHASFTME